The following are from one region of the Stanieria cyanosphaera PCC 7437 genome:
- a CDS encoding GDP-mannose 4,6-dehydratase, which yields MKKALICGISGQDGAYLAKLLLEKGYEVYGTSRDAQISSFRNLLRLGIRDRIKFESLVPTDFRSVLQVISKVKPDEIYNLAGQTSVGLSFEQPVETLESIATGTLNFLEAIRFTHAPIKFYNAGSSECFGDIGGFPADENTPFRPRSPYAVAKATAFWQVANYREAYDIFACSGILFNHESPLRPQRFVTQKIIAAACNIAKGNQEKLQLGNMSVKRDWGWAPEYIEAMYLMLQQSQPDDYVIATGISSSLEEFVAEAFNCVGLNWRDHVITDTSLLRPTDLAISQGNPVKAKEKLGWQAKYKMSDVVRMMVEAF from the coding sequence ATGAAAAAAGCCTTAATTTGTGGAATATCAGGGCAAGATGGGGCTTATTTAGCCAAATTATTGCTAGAAAAAGGCTACGAAGTCTACGGTACTTCTAGAGACGCTCAGATTTCTTCTTTTCGCAATTTACTGCGGTTAGGAATTCGCGATCGCATTAAGTTTGAATCTCTTGTTCCTACTGATTTTCGCAGTGTGTTACAAGTAATTTCTAAAGTTAAACCCGATGAAATTTATAATCTGGCAGGACAAACTTCAGTCGGACTTTCTTTTGAACAACCAGTTGAAACTCTAGAAAGTATTGCCACAGGTACACTCAATTTTTTAGAAGCAATTCGCTTTACCCACGCACCGATCAAATTTTATAATGCTGGTTCGAGTGAATGTTTTGGAGATATTGGTGGATTTCCTGCGGATGAAAATACGCCCTTTCGTCCTAGAAGTCCCTATGCAGTAGCCAAAGCGACTGCTTTTTGGCAAGTAGCTAACTATCGCGAAGCTTACGATATATTTGCTTGTTCTGGCATTTTATTTAACCACGAATCCCCTTTAAGACCCCAACGATTTGTCACGCAAAAAATTATTGCTGCTGCTTGTAATATTGCCAAAGGCAATCAGGAAAAACTTCAATTGGGTAATATGTCAGTCAAACGAGATTGGGGTTGGGCCCCCGAATATATCGAAGCGATGTATTTAATGTTGCAACAATCACAACCCGATGATTATGTCATTGCCACAGGAATAAGTTCTTCTTTAGAAGAATTTGTAGCCGAAGCTTTTAATTGTGTTGGTTTAAATTGGCGCGATCATGTGATTACAGATACTAGTTTATTACGTCCTACCGATTTAGCGATCAGTCAGGGCAATCCTGTAAAAGCTAAAGAAAAATTAGGTTGGCAAGCAAAATATAAAATGTCCGATGTCGTCAGGATGATGGTAGAAGCTTTTTAA
- a CDS encoding glycosyltransferase family 2 protein — protein sequence MSQIAAIICTHNRDRYLGAAIDSLLQQNYPDYEVIVVDNASSDRTAEVVHSRLPHPRLKYIYEPVLGLSVARNRGAKETQAEILAYLDDDAEASPQWLREIVTAYNNNDQLAIAGGKVTLIWPEGIIPPNWISEELAGGLGAYDLGNEIIYLDNPNLTPRGLNYSLRRSFLEQIGGFDPNLGRVGKNLLSNEELFMTELAIAKGWQVAYLPNAIAAHNVSPERLKPGWFLSRSWWQGISECYREEIAGRTGLTQFNRGGERLIRGLYKTIKYFSNPALRFDNFTYAYGQIGYLKAVVQNMLHLSSWSEKS from the coding sequence ATGTCACAAATAGCTGCCATTATTTGTACTCATAATCGAGACCGATATTTGGGGGCTGCTATTGATAGCTTGCTACAACAAAATTATCCAGATTATGAAGTAATTGTCGTTGATAATGCTAGTAGCGATCGCACTGCGGAAGTGGTTCACTCTCGTTTGCCTCATCCTCGTCTTAAATATATTTATGAACCAGTATTGGGGTTATCTGTCGCCCGTAATCGAGGTGCAAAAGAGACTCAAGCGGAAATTTTGGCTTATCTGGATGATGATGCGGAAGCTTCTCCCCAGTGGTTGAGAGAAATCGTGACTGCTTATAACAATAATGACCAACTAGCGATCGCAGGAGGTAAAGTAACTCTGATTTGGCCCGAGGGAATTATACCGCCTAACTGGATTTCAGAGGAATTGGCAGGAGGTTTAGGGGCTTATGATTTAGGAAATGAAATAATTTATCTTGATAATCCCAATCTTACTCCCCGTGGTTTGAATTATTCTCTTCGTCGCAGCTTTTTAGAACAAATTGGTGGGTTCGATCCGAACTTGGGTAGGGTAGGAAAGAACTTGCTGTCTAACGAAGAATTGTTTATGACAGAGTTAGCAATTGCCAAAGGATGGCAAGTGGCATATCTTCCCAATGCGATCGCAGCCCATAACGTCTCTCCTGAAAGACTTAAACCTGGTTGGTTTCTCAGTCGCAGTTGGTGGCAGGGCATTAGTGAATGTTATCGGGAAGAAATAGCTGGTAGAACCGGACTAACACAGTTTAATCGCGGAGGAGAAAGATTGATCAGAGGATTGTACAAAACTATCAAATATTTTAGTAATCCTGCCCTTCGTTTCGATAACTTTACCTACGCTTACGGTCAAATCGGCTATTTAAAAGCAGTGGTGCAAAATATGTTGCATCTTTCTAGTTGGTCAGAAAAAAGCTAA
- a CDS encoding ferritin-like domain-containing protein codes for MKVNYPKKLQNSLSARDILKQVISDREIHMITLNRYRFNEQHSCKDLTDVIEKLNGKPKELVRDLSHHVADEARHAVWLTDLLVELGADIGTPPGVSYIGEFERLLDQDSFQTEEQREDAIIAALTAINVTEKRGCEYFSAHINALKEAPQQRDSSKRGNLAESNAQTEENIKIRETLEKIFPEEAGHVRWGNRWLAQIAKQSPKHRQKVEQAKQKYAAIEQAAYESGMDIMAGAELRRLNHLLEITKTMPLWERPQYLIERLPETLLAPELQFTRIEAAKRAWQRDPQAFMEKFVPMFLNGFNSLQKQQKQATKA; via the coding sequence ATGAAAGTTAATTATCCAAAAAAACTCCAGAATTCTCTAAGTGCGCGGGATATTCTCAAACAAGTGATCAGCGATCGCGAAATTCACATGATCACTCTTAATCGCTATCGATTCAATGAACAGCATAGCTGTAAAGATTTGACTGATGTAATTGAAAAACTTAATGGTAAACCCAAAGAATTAGTGAGGGATTTATCTCATCATGTTGCCGATGAAGCTCGTCATGCGGTTTGGCTTACAGACTTATTGGTAGAATTAGGTGCAGATATTGGTACTCCCCCAGGAGTGTCTTATATTGGGGAGTTTGAAAGATTATTAGACCAAGATAGTTTTCAAACCGAAGAGCAACGAGAAGATGCCATTATTGCTGCTTTAACGGCGATTAACGTTACGGAAAAACGTGGTTGTGAATATTTCTCTGCTCATATCAACGCTTTAAAAGAAGCACCTCAACAGCGTGATTCTTCAAAGCGAGGAAACCTCGCCGAATCTAACGCTCAAACCGAAGAAAATATTAAAATTCGGGAAACTCTTGAGAAAATCTTTCCTGAAGAAGCCGGTCATGTTCGTTGGGGTAATCGCTGGTTAGCTCAAATTGCCAAACAAAGTCCCAAACATCGTCAGAAGGTAGAACAAGCCAAACAAAAATATGCAGCCATAGAACAAGCAGCCTATGAATCAGGAATGGATATTATGGCTGGTGCAGAGTTACGTCGTTTGAACCATCTGTTAGAAATTACTAAGACAATGCCCTTGTGGGAACGTCCTCAGTATCTGATCGAAAGGTTACCTGAAACTCTACTCGCCCCAGAATTACAATTTACTCGGATTGAAGCTGCTAAAAGAGCATGGCAAAGAGATCCTCAAGCTTTTATGGAAAAATTTGTTCCTATGTTCTTAAATGGCTTCAATAGTTTACAAAAACAACAGAAACAAGCAACCAAAGCATAA
- a CDS encoding DUF29 domain-containing protein, protein MNVPIDTKLNLYKQDYVAWLDLLAEQIKQKKTQQIDWENLLEEIVALGNEQRRKTESYLRQLLKHLLLYAYWTSEKVYSGKGWEIEIINFRAELANLLESKTLYNHAYSRLDKVYQQARKQAALKSDLHDLPIACPWSISDILDENFLP, encoded by the coding sequence ATGAACGTACCTATAGATACTAAGTTAAATTTATATAAACAAGATTATGTTGCTTGGCTCGATCTTCTTGCAGAACAGATTAAACAAAAAAAAACTCAACAAATCGATTGGGAAAATCTTTTAGAGGAAATAGTAGCATTGGGCAATGAGCAAAGAAGAAAAACAGAAAGCTATTTACGTCAACTTTTAAAACATTTACTATTATATGCTTACTGGACTTCTGAAAAAGTTTATTCAGGAAAAGGTTGGGAAATAGAAATTATTAATTTCCGTGCAGAATTAGCCAACCTACTCGAATCTAAAACTCTCTACAATCACGCTTATTCCCGCTTAGATAAAGTTTATCAGCAAGCAAGAAAACAAGCTGCTTTAAAATCAGACCTACACGATTTACCTATTGCTTGTCCGTGGAGTATTTCAGATATTCTTGATGAAAACTTTTTGCCTTAA
- a CDS encoding glycosyltransferase family 4 protein: MNILMLSSTFPYPPTKGRKQLRTFHLLKQLSKNNSVTLVSQPAEDVAEEEIEYLEEQVEQLVTFSPPTASDNLGILDKAKRLGTFIQQGIAPQILDKYSPIIQEWLDHAFANGQFDVISCQDSNDEIYIRPQWREQKGIVLDLHISESGKYKQQLDPKTPEKDQFNLGWLRRYEQNYLEKFSAIVTLTSIDRRLLKELNPESQIFVIPNGVNLTHFSRRITNQGGQRLVFFGKMDNAANIDAACFLASEIFPAIRQRYPEATLELVGANPSREVLALDSLAGVRVTGEVTSVLEYLHWATVCVIPIRKRIGLTNRTLEAMAAGVPVVGSDRALAGLEVDGSNVLLRAMRANTVEEYVYAIGRLFSEPKLREKLSENGRFLVESEYTWEKVGQKYEQVLFEACQQST; encoded by the coding sequence ATGAACATTCTCATGCTTTCTTCAACCTTTCCTTATCCACCCACTAAGGGAAGGAAGCAGTTACGAACATTTCATTTGTTAAAACAGCTTAGTAAGAATAACTCAGTCACTCTTGTAAGTCAACCAGCAGAAGACGTTGCTGAAGAAGAGATTGAATATTTAGAAGAACAAGTAGAACAATTAGTAACTTTTTCTCCCCCAACCGCTTCAGATAATTTGGGAATTCTTGACAAAGCTAAAAGATTAGGAACATTTATTCAACAGGGAATTGCACCTCAAATTCTCGATAAATATTCTCCTATCATTCAAGAATGGCTCGATCATGCCTTTGCAAATGGACAATTTGATGTAATTTCTTGTCAAGATAGCAATGATGAAATTTATATTCGTCCTCAATGGCGAGAACAAAAAGGAATAGTTTTAGATCTTCATATTTCCGAATCTGGTAAATATAAACAACAGTTAGACCCCAAAACTCCAGAAAAAGATCAATTTAATTTGGGATGGCTCAGACGCTACGAACAGAATTATTTAGAAAAATTTAGTGCTATTGTTACTCTTACTTCTATAGATCGTCGTCTGCTTAAAGAATTAAATCCAGAAAGCCAAATCTTTGTTATTCCCAATGGAGTCAATTTAACTCATTTTTCTCGTCGTATTACTAATCAAGGTGGACAAAGACTTGTTTTCTTCGGTAAGATGGATAATGCTGCCAATATCGATGCAGCTTGTTTTCTCGCTTCAGAAATTTTTCCTGCCATTCGCCAACGCTATCCCGAAGCTACTTTAGAATTGGTTGGGGCAAATCCTTCCCGAGAAGTCTTGGCATTAGATTCACTAGCAGGAGTTAGGGTTACAGGAGAAGTAACTTCTGTATTGGAATATTTACATTGGGCTACAGTTTGTGTAATTCCTATTCGTAAAAGAATTGGTTTGACAAATCGTACTTTAGAAGCAATGGCAGCAGGAGTTCCTGTTGTTGGAAGCGATCGCGCTTTGGCTGGATTAGAAGTTGATGGTTCAAATGTACTACTTAGGGCAATGCGGGCAAATACAGTGGAAGAGTACGTTTATGCCATAGGTAGACTGTTTTCCGAACCAAAGTTACGAGAAAAACTATCAGAAAACGGGCGGTTTTTAGTAGAGAGCGAATACACTTGGGAAAAGGTAGGTCAAAAATACGAACAAGTATTATTTGAGGCTTGCCAGCAATCAACCTAA